One Streptomyces sp. ML-6 genomic region harbors:
- a CDS encoding RES family NAD+ phosphorylase, with amino-acid sequence MPKYPPPEQLPGEPERVTLPAGTPAYRVHATHRDALAFNPRPAHAFYHGGRFDSTPYEKYGFLYIGFGTGAAVCEVLLRSIPFDGDGGTRLLPRASFEHRSLSFLRLATDVDVVPLMSGRDLAAVAQDSWLVHAEGADYPQTRDWGHWIRRRTAPWAQGFVWPSKREPADRVAVLFQDRCGEPPLEPTGAARIDFGTEDGERWLNGVLAPYRTQAAPRQRGRML; translated from the coding sequence GTGCCCAAGTACCCGCCCCCCGAACAACTGCCCGGCGAGCCGGAACGCGTCACCCTGCCCGCCGGCACCCCCGCCTACCGCGTCCACGCCACCCACCGCGACGCGCTCGCCTTCAACCCCCGGCCCGCGCACGCCTTCTACCACGGCGGACGCTTCGACAGCACCCCGTACGAGAAGTACGGCTTCCTCTACATCGGGTTCGGCACCGGGGCCGCCGTGTGCGAGGTGCTGCTGCGCTCGATCCCCTTTGACGGCGACGGCGGCACGCGCCTGCTCCCGCGTGCCTCCTTCGAGCACCGCAGCCTGTCCTTCCTGCGCCTGGCCACCGACGTGGACGTGGTGCCGTTGATGTCCGGCAGGGACCTGGCGGCGGTCGCGCAGGACTCGTGGCTGGTGCACGCCGAGGGCGCGGACTACCCGCAGACCCGCGACTGGGGCCACTGGATCCGCCGCAGGACCGCCCCCTGGGCCCAGGGCTTCGTCTGGCCCTCCAAACGGGAGCCCGCCGACCGCGTGGCGGTCCTGTTCCAGGACCGGTGCGGCGAACCGCCCCTCGAACCCACCGGCGCCGCCCGGATCGACTTCGGCACCGAGGACGGCGAGCGATGGCTGAACGGGGTCCTCGCCCCGTACCGCACCCAGGCCGCGCCACGACAGCGGGGACGGATGCTCTAG
- a CDS encoding CHAT domain-containing protein, with protein MQAKPYDLQSILYEIQQSLTGGRTDAQDLTRATDLVLDRLGCATADEAWERLHTDWRNLPRGTAMSGMRAGQILAVLPMLRYHRHVGDQQQLDELMAEAGAHGPDGQWRATVTTIGSTSGLQRIEDPADMEAALVRIEQSRAAFPPDSPQQDALDLAHAGIRAHLAQNGGGEDDFDSAVEDMARLRDSPAFDAGTRLGIDGQLAVFRSHQATRREDETALARHIGELEEVVAQLPPDHMDRLGMESNLDVARANLELLRGRRTGRFLPDASGMVATPDLDEVRRQVALLPREGQADRLGEAGMSSAARALFAGNARGALEAMELLHDALDLLEPDDERWIRNAQALGSAHLMLGGMASVPGPDRPAHIDQGISWLKHTLRLAGGPAHPMGNSLGMTLASGYRVRADNQVLGARATRLNHAESRRVGLDALRAATWNVLLQSGTAHAAETGRRAGEQALDVARWCLTDRVHDEAVRALDAGRGLVLHAATVATTVPDMLHALGQDDLAAEWRTAGGAAPDPEPGAVMPAPRTAPGPSSRLRRRVLQALAASPHRRQLLDVPGLADIGRALRTMGRAALVYLVPGGDGVPGTALIVLADGTTKALRLPELTLSASELTEYQAAGAPGRTAGGPPVASAPRPQPPTPDEGRTALERLCAWAGRAVMGPLLKALPGGAGRTPAVVLVPMAELGAVPWHAARLPGRRGAPRYACHEAEISYTPSARLLCEVAGRPSAGIRQALVVGDPTRDLYHAGKEAGAIFRTFYPDGEFLGPGTATPAAVTDRLGRQHGGMLHLACHGEVRRGRRNSAYLKLSGGNLNAEELTEGTARYRHLELVVLAACSTNVSGHGHDEAYSLSTAFLVAGARSVLGSLWPVPDEATSVLMYMTHHYMRREGRTPGQALRDAQLWMLDEGRRAPAGMPADMAARVPMIDAVDPTGWAGFTHLGR; from the coding sequence ATGCAGGCGAAGCCGTACGACCTCCAGTCGATCCTGTACGAGATCCAGCAGTCGCTGACCGGGGGCAGGACCGACGCCCAGGACCTCACCCGGGCCACCGACCTGGTCCTCGACAGGCTCGGCTGCGCCACCGCCGACGAGGCCTGGGAGCGGCTGCACACCGACTGGAGGAACCTTCCGCGCGGCACCGCGATGTCGGGCATGCGCGCCGGGCAGATCCTCGCCGTCCTGCCGATGCTGCGGTACCACCGGCACGTCGGCGACCAGCAACAGCTGGACGAACTCATGGCCGAGGCCGGGGCCCACGGGCCGGACGGCCAGTGGCGGGCCACGGTCACGACCATCGGCAGCACGTCCGGGCTGCAACGGATCGAGGACCCCGCCGACATGGAGGCGGCGCTCGTCCGGATCGAGCAGTCCCGCGCCGCCTTCCCGCCCGACAGCCCGCAACAGGACGCGCTCGACCTGGCCCATGCCGGAATCCGCGCCCACCTCGCCCAGAACGGCGGCGGCGAGGACGACTTCGACTCGGCCGTGGAGGACATGGCCCGGCTGAGGGACTCGCCGGCCTTCGACGCCGGGACACGCCTCGGCATCGACGGGCAACTCGCCGTGTTCCGCTCGCACCAGGCCACCCGGCGCGAGGACGAGACCGCACTCGCCCGGCACATCGGCGAGTTGGAGGAGGTCGTCGCACAGTTGCCTCCCGACCACATGGACCGGCTCGGGATGGAGTCCAACCTCGACGTCGCCCGGGCCAACCTGGAGCTCCTGCGCGGCCGGCGCACCGGACGGTTCCTGCCCGACGCCTCCGGCATGGTGGCCACCCCCGACCTGGACGAGGTACGGCGGCAGGTCGCGCTGCTGCCGCGCGAGGGGCAGGCCGACCGGCTCGGCGAGGCGGGCATGAGCAGTGCCGCCAGAGCCCTGTTCGCGGGCAACGCCAGGGGCGCCCTCGAGGCCATGGAACTGCTCCACGACGCCCTGGACCTCCTCGAACCCGACGACGAGCGCTGGATCCGCAACGCCCAGGCGCTCGGCTCCGCCCACCTCATGCTCGGCGGAATGGCGTCGGTCCCCGGCCCCGACCGCCCCGCCCACATCGACCAGGGCATCTCCTGGCTGAAACACACCCTGCGCCTGGCCGGCGGCCCGGCACACCCGATGGGGAACTCCCTCGGGATGACCCTGGCCTCGGGCTATCGGGTCCGCGCCGACAACCAGGTGCTCGGGGCCCGGGCCACCCGCCTCAACCACGCCGAATCCCGCCGCGTCGGCCTCGACGCCCTGCGCGCCGCCACCTGGAACGTCCTGCTCCAGTCCGGTACCGCGCACGCCGCCGAGACCGGCCGCCGGGCCGGTGAACAGGCGCTCGACGTGGCCCGCTGGTGCCTGACCGACCGCGTCCACGACGAGGCCGTACGCGCCCTGGACGCCGGGCGCGGCCTCGTCCTGCACGCGGCGACCGTCGCCACGACCGTCCCCGACATGCTGCACGCCCTCGGCCAGGACGACCTGGCCGCCGAGTGGCGGACCGCGGGCGGCGCCGCGCCCGACCCGGAGCCGGGGGCCGTCATGCCCGCCCCGCGCACCGCCCCGGGCCCCTCCAGCCGGCTGCGGCGCCGGGTGCTCCAGGCCCTCGCCGCGTCCCCGCACCGCCGGCAACTGCTGGACGTCCCCGGACTCGCGGACATCGGCCGGGCGCTGCGCACCATGGGCCGTGCCGCGCTGGTCTATCTGGTGCCCGGCGGCGACGGCGTGCCCGGAACGGCGCTGATCGTCCTCGCCGACGGCACCACCAAGGCCCTCCGGCTACCCGAACTCACCCTCTCCGCAAGCGAGCTGACGGAATACCAAGCAGCCGGGGCACCCGGTCGCACCGCGGGCGGACCGCCCGTCGCGAGCGCGCCCAGGCCGCAGCCTCCCACCCCGGACGAGGGCCGCACCGCGCTGGAGCGGCTGTGCGCGTGGGCGGGGCGGGCGGTGATGGGCCCCCTGCTCAAGGCGCTGCCCGGTGGGGCGGGCCGGACCCCGGCCGTGGTGCTGGTACCGATGGCGGAACTGGGCGCCGTGCCCTGGCACGCCGCGCGCCTGCCCGGCCGTCGCGGCGCACCGCGCTACGCGTGCCACGAGGCGGAGATCTCGTACACCCCCTCCGCCCGCCTGCTGTGCGAGGTGGCCGGCCGGCCCTCCGCCGGCATCCGGCAGGCCCTCGTCGTCGGCGACCCGACCCGCGACCTGTACCACGCGGGCAAGGAGGCCGGGGCCATCTTCCGCACGTTCTACCCGGACGGCGAGTTCCTCGGCCCCGGCACCGCCACGCCCGCCGCCGTGACCGACCGGCTGGGCCGACAGCACGGCGGAATGCTGCACCTGGCCTGCCACGGCGAGGTGCGCCGGGGACGGCGCAACAGCGCGTACCTCAAACTGTCCGGCGGCAACCTGAACGCCGAGGAACTGACCGAGGGCACCGCCCGCTATCGCCACCTGGAACTCGTGGTGCTCGCGGCGTGCAGCACCAACGTGTCCGGGCACGGCCACGACGAGGCGTACAGCCTGTCCACCGCGTTCCTCGTCGCGGGCGCGCGCTCGGTGCTCGGCTCCCTGTGGCCGGTGCCGGACGAGGCCACGTCCGTACTGATGTACATGACCCACCACTACATGCGCCGCGAGGGCCGGACCCCCGGACAGGCCCTGCGCGACGCCCAGTTGTGGATGCTCGACGAGGGCCGCAGGGCACCGGCCGGGATGCCCGCGGACATGGCGGCACGGGTCCCGATGATCGACGCCGTCGACCCGACCGGCTGGGCCGGGTTCACCCACCTCGGCCGGTGA